The genomic window AGCCGCATACCCAGGTATGGTCAAGGGAATCCCAAACCGCAATGCCCAAATGTCCTCCCGGGGTCAACACCCGAAACATTTCACGAAGAGCTTGGGGACGGTCCGTAAAAAACATAAGACCAAATTGACTCACTACGGTATCGAAGGATTGATCCGGAAAGGGAAGCGACTCCGCCCTTCCCTGGCGCCACTTGATTGAGGGAGCATGGCGTTCTGCAATGTGTAGCATCCCCGGATTGAGGTCCAGCCCAAAAACAGCTCCTGAGGAACCCACCCGCAAGGAGGCTTCACGGGCGAGGACCCCGGTCCCGCACGCCACATCCAGAACCCGCTGTCCCGGTTTTATATTGGCCGCTTCCAAAAGACGCGGAGGTCATTCCAGGAACAAAGCCGGAACGAAAAGATTATCATACGCGGCGGCAATCTGCTCTTGCAAATAAATATCACTCATCGGTTACTCTTCTTATATTCCAATCGCATCGACCTCCTAAAATTTTCTTGGCGGTGGTCTAGATTAAAAAAACTTGGGCGAAAAACCCATTGAGAACGTATTATTTTAATTATTTTTTAATAAATTTCCAATCTCTTAATTTGGTCCGCCCCAACCGGAAAACGGCCCCTGAAGGTTCAAAATATAATTTGACATTACAACTTTTAAGTTGTATATTGATTTGTGACCGGAAAACAGATGATAAAGGTCCTTAAAGAAAAGGGGTGGGTCTTAGACAGGGTTAAAGGAAGCCACCACATTATGATCTAGGGGGAGTAAAACCGTGGTTGTGCCAGTTCATGGATCTAGCGATTTGGCGAAAGGAACATTAAACCACATTTTAAAATTTACAGGATTAAAAAAATGATCTCTTATCCAGCAATTATAAAATATGACAAAGCAGACAAAAACTATTTGGTGGAATTCCCGGATCTTCCCGGGTGCGTGACATTTGGCCGTACATTGGAAGAAGCAAAACAAAACGCAGAAGAAGCACTCTCAGGATATTTAGAGTCTATTTTTGATCGAGGTTTTAAGGTTCCTCCTCAGAAAAAAAAGAAGGGAAAAAATATTTATTATATTACACCGGAACCCTCCATTGAGATTCCTCTGATGCTCCGATTAATTCGAGAGCAAGAAAATTTAACCCAAGAAAAGGCTGCCCGCCTTTTGGCCTATTCCTACCAAAACTACCAGAAACTTGAAAATTTAAAATTATCCAACCCAACAATTAAAACCCTCCAAAAGGTACTGGGAAAACTAGGGAAACGCCTTATTATTAAAGTCGAAGAAAAAAAGAAAGTTTCAAGAAAATGAACCTGCACTTGGTCCGACCCCGGGCGTAGAATTGATCCTTTTCTTATTGAACACTCAAGCACTGGTAATCTGAAAGATCATCGCTGGTTTGATCCGGTTTCCAGAAATCTTTCTCCCAAAAATCAAAATCATTGAAGTCCCCATGCCGCTGGGGGGCCAAATCCTTCATATTTTTCCCAACGCCGAAAACCTTGATATGGATCTGGGACCGGAAGTCATAGGTGCTCTGAGCGTTGCCGCTTAAACCCGGTGTAGTATGAACGGCCCTCATCAGATTACTGAACCTCCCCACCGTCTTATCCAACGAGGTTTCCGGACGGGAAAGAAACTGGTCGATCCAGACGAGCAGTGATCCCCGCATGGGCGGATCGATCCAAAGATATTTGTCTCCCCAACGGTCGCGGATTTCGGCAAGGGGATGCAGGACCAGGTGATAGACCTGGGTCTGAGGATGGGCCTTGAGATACGGAAAAATCGTGTCCTGATAATCCCGGACACTCGTCGCACCAGCCATATACACGATATTTTCAAAGTTCAAGCTGAAACTTCGTATGATTTCGTTCATCACGATGGTTCCCATGCTGTGGCCCACCAGCGTAATCTCCCATTCCTCCGGGTTTTCATCCACGGTATCTTTTAACGCTTTCATAAACCGGTAAAGCCCCCCCGATTGGTCCGTCCGGGGGGTTCCCCTAAAAAATTCATCCTCCGTATAGAAAAGCATTCGGGCATTCCGGTTCATCATCTCCCATGAGTTGGTTCCAAAGGTATCCAAAGCCACAGGTGTCAGAACCCATTTAAAAGGAAGGGTCAGAATATACGTCCCAAGGCTGTCCACAAATTCACCATTCGTCCGCTGATCCGGTCCAAAGGAAATCGCCAGGGCCGGGTTCGATGTATTCCCTGAACCGCCCTCCTCCCGATACTCCTTCTCAAGGGCCTTTGCCGTGCAGATTTCATTATAGTAGGGCTTCAAAAAAGGGAATGTGAGCATATCGTTATAAATCTGAGCCAATGACACCATCGGGGCGCGAACCACTCCCCGGGCGATATCGGCACCTAAATAAAAAGGCCCCAATGGGGACAGCCACCAGTCCCAATCCCTCCCCTGCCTCACCCAGAGCAGATGACTCAGGTAGCTGGAAGGCAAAGACGATTGCCAGTTCACAAAGACCGGATAGTAACCCGCTTTTAAAATCTTGGGACTCAAATCACGGGCCCGTTCAAGAGTCGATTTTTGAGTGTTCAACCCCCCGTGGATATAGAAAAGAACTTTTCGCTTTCCGTTTGAGTCCTTAGGATGGTTCTTCAGAGCGGTGGTAACCTGTTCAAAGTAAAGGGAGGGATCATCAATGGGCGAGTAGCGGAATCCCGGAATTTTCAGGCCCAGCATGTTATCCGTCGGATCAACCAGGCGTCCCCTTTTATCAAACATCACGACGTTTTCAAGAGGGATGTTCTTCACCATACACGCGGACTGGGACATTATGCCGATCAGGGTAAAACCGAAAAGTATCCGCAACGTTAGCTTTAAAATGAAGTTTCGCACAACACCCTCCGC from Nitrospiria bacterium includes these protein-coding regions:
- a CDS encoding type II toxin-antitoxin system HicA family toxin, which encodes MIKVLKEKGWVLDRVKGSHHIMI
- a CDS encoding methyltransferase domain-containing protein codes for the protein MEAANIKPGQRVLDVACGTGVLAREASLRVGSSGAVFGLDLNPGMLHIAERHAPSIKWRQGRAESLPFPDQSFDTVVSQFGLMFFTDRPQALREMFRVLTPGGHLGIAVWDSLDHTWVCG
- a CDS encoding type II toxin-antitoxin system HicB family antitoxin gives rise to the protein MISYPAIIKYDKADKNYLVEFPDLPGCVTFGRTLEEAKQNAEEALSGYLESIFDRGFKVPPQKKKKGKNIYYITPEPSIEIPLMLRLIREQENLTQEKAARLLAYSYQNYQKLENLKLSNPTIKTLQKVLGKLGKRLIIKVEEKKKVSRK